Proteins encoded together in one Oceanobacillus iheyensis HTE831 window:
- a CDS encoding glycoside hydrolase family 43 protein, producing MTNIKNPILTGFNPDPSICRAGEDYYIAVSTFEWFPGVGIYHSRDLKNWKLVSRPLNRLSQLNMMGNPNSGGVWAPALSYKDGKFWLIYTDVKVTGGQWKDCHNYLVTCNSIDGEWSEPIYLNSSGFDPSLFHDEDGKKYLVNMVWDSRISTHPFYGIVLQEYDSVKGKLVGKKEIIFKGTDVKLTEAPHLYKINDYYYLLTAEGGTRYDHQATIARSKNLHGPYEVHPDNPLISSHSHPRNPLQKAGHASIVQTHTDEWFMVHLTGRPLPKENQPILDPRGYCPLGRETAIQRLEWKNEWPYVVGGNQPSMEIEGPKIPESSADVQLSGIDDFDENELNLNYQTLRIPLNENIKTLTERPGHLRLYGRESLTSTFTQAFVARRWQHFAFTAETKVDFQPTSFQQGAGLVNYYNTENWSALQITWDEQKGKVLSLTTCDNFKFEQPLLSKEIEIPDEQGDVYLKVVVNYNNYQYFYSFNGNDWIAIPITLQSYKLSDDYVKGGGFFTGAFVGMQCQDTSGEGIHADFDYFYYQPKI from the coding sequence ATGACAAACATTAAAAATCCTATTTTAACAGGGTTTAACCCTGACCCAAGTATTTGTAGAGCTGGAGAAGATTATTACATTGCTGTTTCCACCTTTGAGTGGTTTCCCGGTGTTGGAATCTATCATTCTAGAGATCTGAAAAACTGGAAACTGGTATCTAGACCTTTAAACCGCCTCTCTCAATTGAATATGATGGGAAATCCAAATTCTGGAGGTGTCTGGGCTCCAGCATTGTCCTATAAGGATGGGAAATTCTGGCTTATCTATACGGATGTGAAAGTAACTGGAGGACAATGGAAAGATTGTCATAACTACCTCGTTACGTGTAACTCGATTGATGGAGAATGGTCCGAACCTATATATTTAAACAGCTCTGGATTTGACCCATCACTGTTTCATGATGAAGACGGCAAGAAATACTTAGTAAATATGGTTTGGGATTCCCGAATAAGCACTCATCCGTTTTATGGAATTGTTCTGCAAGAATATGATTCAGTGAAAGGAAAGTTAGTAGGAAAAAAAGAGATTATCTTTAAAGGAACAGATGTTAAGCTTACCGAAGCACCACACCTTTATAAAATTAATGATTACTACTATCTTCTAACAGCTGAAGGAGGGACTAGATATGATCATCAAGCTACAATTGCCCGATCCAAAAATTTACATGGACCATATGAAGTCCACCCCGATAATCCATTAATTAGTTCACATTCACATCCTAGAAATCCCTTACAAAAAGCTGGACACGCATCTATTGTTCAAACGCATACAGATGAATGGTTTATGGTTCACCTTACTGGTCGACCATTACCAAAGGAAAACCAACCCATTTTAGATCCGAGAGGCTATTGTCCATTAGGAAGAGAAACAGCAATTCAACGGTTGGAATGGAAAAATGAATGGCCGTATGTAGTCGGAGGAAATCAACCTTCGATGGAAATAGAAGGACCCAAAATCCCAGAATCATCCGCCGATGTACAACTATCTGGCATAGATGATTTTGACGAAAATGAATTAAATCTTAATTACCAAACTCTACGAATTCCATTAAACGAAAATATTAAGACGTTAACTGAACGCCCAGGTCATTTACGTCTATATGGTAGAGAATCGCTAACGTCAACATTTACTCAAGCTTTTGTAGCTCGGAGGTGGCAACACTTTGCATTTACTGCAGAAACTAAAGTTGATTTCCAACCAACATCATTTCAACAAGGGGCTGGTTTGGTTAATTACTATAACACTGAAAACTGGTCTGCACTTCAAATAACCTGGGATGAACAAAAAGGAAAAGTGCTTTCTCTAACAACATGCGATAACTTTAAATTTGAGCAACCTTTGCTTTCTAAGGAAATTGAAATACCAGATGAACAGGGAGATGTATATCTAAAAGTAGTAGTTAACTACAATAATTATCAGTATTTTTACTCATTTAATGGTAATGATTGGATTGCTATACCTATTACCCTACAATCTTACAAACTATCTGATGATTACGTTAAAGGTGGAGGATTCTTTACCGGCGCCTTTGTTGGGATGCAATGCCAAGATACAAGTGGTGAAGGAATTCATGCTGATTTTGATTATTTCTATTATCAACCTAAGATATAA
- a CDS encoding NAD(P)H-dependent oxidoreductase, with product MTDKAKKKQEILEAFQFRHATKEYDGSKKIEDEDFKFILETGRLSPSSLGLEPWKFLIVQSSDLREKLMQLASGAERQLSGASHFVIILARVDVRYDSDYVANHLRTVQQMPDEVADMLLKGIKTFQENFLQLFNDRTLFDWSSKQTYIALANMMTAAAQIGIDSTPIEGFIYKDVHNLLESEGLLEDGRYQPSVMAAFGYRKEEPSRPKTRKNLNDIVEWV from the coding sequence ATGACGGATAAGGCGAAAAAGAAACAAGAGATTTTAGAGGCTTTTCAATTTAGACATGCTACAAAAGAATACGATGGTAGCAAGAAGATTGAAGACGAAGATTTTAAATTTATATTGGAAACAGGTAGGTTATCACCAAGCTCACTCGGTCTTGAACCTTGGAAATTTTTAATCGTGCAAAGTTCAGATTTAAGAGAGAAATTAATGCAACTTGCTTCAGGAGCGGAACGACAACTTAGTGGAGCGAGTCATTTTGTAATTATTCTTGCGCGAGTAGATGTTCGATATGATTCCGACTATGTGGCTAATCATTTAAGAACAGTTCAACAAATGCCTGATGAAGTTGCTGATATGCTTTTAAAAGGGATAAAGACATTTCAAGAAAACTTCTTGCAGTTATTTAATGATCGTACTTTATTTGATTGGTCATCAAAACAGACATATATCGCATTAGCGAATATGATGACAGCTGCTGCCCAGATTGGAATTGATTCTACACCAATAGAAGGATTCATCTATAAGGATGTGCATAACCTACTTGAAAGTGAAGGTTTACTAGAAGACGGACGATATCAGCCTTCCGTCATGGCGGCTTTTGGATATCGTAAGGAAGAACCGAGCCGACCGAAAACAAGAAAAAATTTAAATGATATTGTGGAATGGGTGTAA